A stretch of Chitinophaga caeni DNA encodes these proteins:
- a CDS encoding lysophospholipid acyltransferase family protein, with protein MRTILKPIQVIYTIYAIITFLGIMFLILPPIILATLIFGRVKGGNIVFYFLRFWAHAWFPLIGIWVSRIYKAPRKKEPCIYVVNHSSYLDAAIAVKVMRLPFRPLGKVELVKVPFFGIIYKASVVAVDRKTAVGRAKSVREMIAMLKEGVSVLIFPEGTFNKSDNPLGTFHNGAFKIAIETQTPIKPVVYVDSKFRLKKVNLTSLAPGKCRVVFLPEIPVEGLTIEDLPALKQKTYEIMDAAMREYHEYPALQTV; from the coding sequence ATGCGTACCATCCTCAAGCCTATCCAGGTTATTTACACGATTTATGCGATCATTACGTTCTTGGGCATCATGTTCCTGATCTTACCACCTATTATCTTGGCCACATTAATTTTCGGTAGGGTTAAAGGTGGCAACATCGTGTTTTATTTCTTGAGATTTTGGGCGCATGCTTGGTTTCCATTAATCGGCATTTGGGTAAGCCGCATTTATAAAGCGCCCCGTAAGAAAGAGCCTTGTATTTACGTGGTGAATCACAGTTCTTACCTGGATGCAGCGATTGCCGTTAAGGTAATGCGTTTGCCCTTTCGCCCGCTCGGTAAAGTAGAATTAGTTAAAGTACCCTTTTTCGGGATTATTTATAAGGCTTCGGTGGTGGCTGTAGATCGCAAAACGGCAGTTGGCCGCGCGAAAAGTGTTAGGGAAATGATTGCCATGTTGAAAGAAGGGGTATCCGTATTGATATTCCCGGAAGGAACATTTAATAAATCAGATAACCCCTTGGGTACTTTCCATAACGGCGCTTTTAAAATCGCTATCGAAACCCAAACCCCGATTAAACCGGTGGTGTATGTAGATAGTAAATTCAGGTTGAAGAAGGTTAACCTCACTTCCCTGGCGCCGGGCAAATGCCGCGTAGTATTCTTGCCGGAGATCCCCGTTGAAGGATTGACGATCGAAGATTTACCGGCCTTGAAACAAAAAACTTACGAAATCATGGATGCTGCGATGCGTGAATACCATGAGTATCCCGCCTTGCAGACGGTTTGA
- a CDS encoding DUF4258 domain-containing protein, whose translation MLSKNLRKVIWVPLVAVAAFFVIGKDKLAGSKPAAQQQGPATPYSKEHPYFYYTKHARCRMECRHVSEEEVAEIYREGKVNRAKSDPGDKPCPTIAKEGYSDDGQHLRIVFANCGQVIKVITCIDLEKDWTCDCQ comes from the coding sequence ATGTTATCAAAGAATCTTAGGAAAGTTATCTGGGTGCCGCTCGTGGCGGTAGCGGCCTTTTTCGTAATCGGAAAGGACAAGTTAGCCGGGAGCAAGCCGGCAGCACAGCAGCAAGGGCCAGCCACTCCTTATTCTAAGGAGCATCCTTATTTTTATTATACGAAGCATGCCCGTTGCCGCATGGAATGCCGCCATGTTTCGGAAGAGGAAGTGGCAGAGATATACCGGGAAGGTAAAGTGAACCGTGCTAAGTCGGATCCCGGTGATAAACCTTGCCCTACAATTGCCAAGGAAGGCTATTCTGATGATGGTCAACATTTACGGATTGTTTTCGCGAATTGTGGGCAGGTAATTAAAGTGATTACCTGTATAGATTTGGAAAAAGACTGGACTTGCGATTGCCAATAG